One Caldivirga sp. DNA window includes the following coding sequences:
- a CDS encoding fucose isomerase, translating into MVSIPVVFLGSFEPEFLSKDDALKVLKGTYPSVEFKPYDVNNTNDALTLLKSETDASGFLVFNVRVVSQGVVRAILKSGKPILYIARTMEGSPNYLMDVADSIREGYPILSIATDDVLSRSVIDKVKYLIALSKIRGSRVLLVTGRNLINYMNWAFPNATEVSRAVAELQRRVGLTFIFMDLKEFIDKYYSRINDNDAEDWAEKWIKSASQFLDPSRADVVKAARLYLAMKAALRDTGANVMAFDCIMNVSTGLIDAWPCLGYMQLWYEDIIPVCEADVYSILPLLIGKYLFNRPGFVNDPGIDMVNNRFVYWHCYAPTNPHGSSKPEVPYIITDAHGGGKHASVHVKLPTNEPVTVMGFNPITGILSIHVAKAVDNIYWKQLCATKLVASGDANSVAERWVIDNGYHRVLIYGDFRMEVKEFAKLLGVKVIEEDKVA; encoded by the coding sequence ATGGTTAGTATACCTGTGGTTTTCCTAGGGTCTTTTGAGCCTGAGTTTCTTAGTAAGGATGATGCTTTAAAAGTTCTTAAGGGTACTTACCCTAGTGTTGAGTTTAAGCCATATGACGTCAATAACACTAATGATGCCTTAACCCTACTTAAGTCTGAGACTGATGCCTCAGGTTTCCTCGTGTTTAACGTTAGGGTTGTTTCTCAGGGTGTTGTTAGGGCTATTCTAAAGAGTGGTAAGCCTATACTGTATATTGCTAGGACTATGGAGGGTTCACCCAATTACCTCATGGATGTTGCCGACTCCATTAGGGAGGGTTACCCAATCCTCAGTATTGCTACTGATGATGTTTTAAGTAGGAGTGTTATTGATAAGGTTAAGTACCTTATCGCCCTTAGTAAGATTAGGGGGAGTAGGGTTCTTTTAGTTACTGGCAGGAATCTCATAAATTACATGAATTGGGCATTCCCAAACGCCACTGAGGTTTCTAGGGCTGTTGCTGAGCTTCAGAGGAGGGTTGGTTTAACGTTCATATTCATGGATCTTAAGGAGTTCATTGATAAGTACTACAGTAGGATTAATGATAATGATGCTGAGGATTGGGCTGAAAAGTGGATTAAGTCCGCGTCCCAATTCCTCGACCCATCCCGCGCTGACGTTGTTAAGGCTGCTAGGCTTTACTTAGCCATGAAGGCTGCATTAAGGGACACTGGGGCTAACGTGATGGCGTTCGACTGCATTATGAATGTTAGCACAGGCTTAATTGATGCTTGGCCATGCTTAGGCTACATGCAGCTTTGGTATGAGGACATTATACCTGTTTGTGAAGCCGACGTATACTCAATATTACCTCTACTGATTGGCAAGTACCTCTTCAATAGGCCTGGCTTCGTTAATGACCCAGGTATCGATATGGTTAACAATAGGTTCGTTTACTGGCACTGTTACGCGCCAACTAATCCGCATGGTTCAAGTAAGCCTGAGGTCCCCTACATTATAACTGATGCCCACGGTGGTGGTAAGCATGCGTCGGTGCATGTTAAGTTACCAACCAATGAGCCTGTAACCGTAATGGGCTTTAACCCCATTACGGGTATTTTAAGCATTCACGTTGCTAAGGCTGTGGATAATATTTACTGGAAGCAGCTATGCGCCACTAAGCTAGTTGCCTCCGGTGATGCCAACAGTGTTGCTGAGAGGTGGGTTATTGATAATGGCTACCATAGGGTATTAATCTACGGTGACTTCAGGATGGAGGTTAAGGAATTCGCTAAGTTACTGGGGGTTAAGGTAATTGAGGAGGATAAGGTTGCCTAG
- a CDS encoding helix-turn-helix domain-containing protein: protein MSTLSSFSYLSFDYVHTTDWTISTADDNFIFHVLNAYVDTSRDSILEFAVLKVWGKHDLRHILKVLSRHRNIKGIASLKPLNDGYPKQLLVTLKGDAGDSTRYMAHVLGGIEVKAIYENGIEHWGFMFPNDESAKSFLTMVGKRGVIKKYRLENANMDNIMANALRNAALLLTPSEFKITKIAYSKGYFEVPRMIKLDDLAKELGLSKATIDEYIRGAVRKILEHVFADEA from the coding sequence GTGAGTACACTTAGTAGTTTCTCATACCTTAGCTTTGATTATGTTCACACCACTGATTGGACTATAAGTACTGCAGACGATAACTTCATATTCCACGTGCTTAACGCGTACGTTGATACTTCAAGAGACTCCATTCTTGAATTTGCAGTGCTTAAGGTTTGGGGTAAGCATGACCTTAGGCACATACTGAAGGTACTTAGTAGGCATAGGAACATTAAGGGTATTGCCTCCCTTAAGCCTCTTAATGATGGTTACCCGAAGCAACTTCTAGTTACACTTAAGGGTGATGCAGGGGATAGTACAAGGTACATGGCCCATGTCCTAGGCGGCATTGAGGTTAAGGCAATTTACGAGAACGGTATTGAACACTGGGGCTTCATGTTCCCTAATGATGAGTCTGCTAAATCATTCCTAACAATGGTAGGTAAGAGGGGGGTTATTAAGAAGTATAGGTTGGAGAATGCGAATATGGATAACATAATGGCCAATGCCTTAAGGAATGCAGCACTACTACTAACACCCAGTGAATTTAAGATAACTAAGATAGCCTACAGTAAGGGTTACTTCGAAGTGCCCAGGATGATTAAACTAGATGACTTAGCTAAGGAGTTAGGCTTATCTAAGGCGACTATTGATGAATACATTAGGGGGGCTGTACGTAAAATACTTGAGCACGTATTCGCTGATGAAGCTTAG
- a CDS encoding APC family permease: protein MVSNSSLFVRESTGLVKEAGFWDAVSINVANMSIGTALATIGFTLAALPTVLGVNLVYASLIAAIFALPQVVVYSTLIKYIPRVGGDYVWLGRALGPKLAWLTNGLVLGFVVQDLAYYALISFAAVFQLKSILPILGVNTTMQLTEEIITAVAFFALIVLVNILGTRHGIRLMTALTTASLMGLLVAIVILFITPKSQIVNAISSLLPPGYTYSKVSLSYAGPEFSMSNILMLLPFFAIYVYPWLNAGPAISAEIKGKSALYLNMPVAFLFALLTLTLGFEAMYYSLGFNFVTAALSNPNINGLVNGNVNFWTIAMVSAHNAVLSWLIGIASVTWYLSLLAYGAIVAVRYWFALAFDRVWPSFFTYLSPRFGSPVYAHLFDLGVSSALIVAVGLFYGTFTALYGATVGALLYFMAVGAAAVVVGVRNTIGISNAARVTLMIAGSLTIVVMTYLTYEFIMYPSIWGGNWLAYGVVAAAILLGIALYATSRYVNMKRYGIDISMAYTEIPPE, encoded by the coding sequence ATGGTGAGTAATTCTTCGTTATTCGTTAGGGAATCCACAGGCCTAGTTAAGGAGGCTGGATTCTGGGATGCAGTATCAATAAACGTTGCAAACATGTCAATAGGAACAGCATTAGCCACAATAGGCTTCACTCTAGCAGCCCTACCAACGGTACTAGGTGTTAACCTAGTTTACGCATCATTAATCGCAGCCATCTTTGCACTGCCTCAGGTAGTAGTGTATTCAACGTTAATCAAGTATATACCAAGGGTTGGTGGTGATTACGTTTGGCTTGGTAGAGCCTTAGGTCCTAAACTGGCTTGGTTAACCAATGGCTTAGTGCTAGGTTTCGTGGTTCAGGATCTAGCCTACTATGCATTAATATCCTTTGCAGCAGTTTTTCAACTTAAGTCAATACTGCCCATACTTGGTGTTAACACCACTATGCAATTAACCGAGGAGATAATTACCGCAGTAGCCTTCTTCGCCCTAATAGTCCTAGTTAATATACTGGGTACTAGGCATGGAATTAGGTTAATGACAGCGCTAACGACAGCATCATTAATGGGGTTACTAGTTGCCATAGTTATCCTCTTCATAACCCCCAAGTCCCAGATAGTTAATGCGATATCTTCACTGCTTCCACCAGGCTACACGTACTCTAAAGTATCCCTCAGTTACGCAGGGCCTGAATTCTCCATGAGTAATATACTAATGCTACTGCCCTTCTTCGCAATTTACGTTTACCCATGGTTAAACGCTGGACCCGCAATTTCGGCAGAGATTAAGGGTAAGAGCGCATTGTATTTGAATATGCCGGTGGCTTTCCTATTCGCACTGCTAACGTTAACCCTAGGCTTTGAGGCAATGTATTATTCACTTGGGTTTAATTTCGTAACCGCCGCATTATCTAACCCTAACATTAACGGTTTAGTTAATGGTAATGTTAACTTTTGGACCATCGCAATGGTCTCCGCTCACAATGCAGTGTTAAGTTGGTTAATAGGTATTGCGTCAGTTACCTGGTACCTCTCCTTACTTGCCTATGGTGCAATAGTAGCTGTTAGGTACTGGTTTGCGCTTGCCTTCGATAGAGTTTGGCCAAGCTTCTTCACCTACCTAAGCCCAAGGTTTGGTTCACCAGTTTACGCGCACTTATTTGATCTGGGTGTTTCATCAGCCTTAATAGTGGCTGTTGGCTTATTCTATGGCACATTCACAGCACTATACGGTGCCACTGTGGGTGCATTATTGTACTTTATGGCTGTTGGTGCCGCCGCTGTGGTAGTGGGTGTGAGGAATACAATAGGTATTAGTAATGCGGCTAGGGTTACATTAATGATTGCTGGTTCATTAACAATTGTTGTGATGACGTACTTAACGTATGAGTTCATAATGTACCCAAGTATTTGGGGTGGTAACTGGTTGGCCTATGGCGTAGTAGCTGCTGCAATACTCCTCGGCATTGCATTATACGCTACATCAAGGTATGTTAACATGAAACGGTACGGGATAGATATATCAATGGCATACACTGAAATACCGCCGGAATAA
- a CDS encoding adenine deaminase: protein MVDEKASVVSVFPKSIIMEYIGLMRELIETSRGLRKPSLIIRNVNIIDVAGGRVVEGMSIIVYSKFIVALVKSSRDEAYVGLDTRIINGHDMYAVPGFIDAHVHIESSFLAPVEFAKLALRHGTTLIVADPHDIANVGGVNYLIAFAKNAVNLPLKVLMQIPPCVPPTSLNVDNPGAVLKIEDLRQLINTGLFHSFGEFMDYSSVVNGDGDSLAKIKLALEHGMMIYGHLPSDEEDALNAYAVASPSSCHESINVSSALDKLLRGMWVMPRLGTAWRDAEVIVPELGRSSNGISRLILVTDDISVTDLVEKGYMDYVVKRIIEHGVDPINALRMVTINPATYLKLDNLIGVVAPGRVSDLVLLDNYEKVNVNTVVVDGEVIYHNGQMLLNNYKILSDLTLMEPPFNIPQIRNQSDLAIRVGENWESASVLAAGIQYGMTVTRKTTVKVPVVNGLITPDPSNDVSYVTVIDRYRGRGVGKGFIHGLGLKTGAIAQTIGRDTHNVLVLGVNLNDMLIALRELEDLRGGIVVVRNGEVKCKVSLRLGGLMSSEPYEKVYEEVKCIEGFLNAGGVTEPRMALFHISLIPVIVIPEIRVTPKGVVDVNESRVVNPVLSLR, encoded by the coding sequence ATGGTAGATGAAAAGGCCAGTGTGGTCTCAGTATTCCCGAAAAGTATCATTATGGAGTACATTGGGTTAATGCGCGAACTAATAGAGACATCGAGGGGATTAAGGAAACCTAGCCTAATTATCCGCAATGTTAACATAATTGATGTTGCTGGTGGACGTGTAGTGGAAGGTATGTCAATTATAGTGTACTCTAAGTTCATAGTTGCTTTAGTTAAGTCCAGTAGGGATGAGGCATACGTGGGTTTAGATACAAGGATTATTAATGGGCATGATATGTATGCTGTTCCAGGATTCATCGATGCGCATGTTCACATAGAGTCAAGCTTCCTGGCACCAGTTGAGTTCGCTAAACTGGCTTTAAGGCATGGTACTACACTTATTGTTGCTGATCCCCATGATATAGCTAACGTAGGAGGTGTGAATTACCTCATTGCCTTCGCTAAGAATGCGGTTAACTTGCCATTGAAGGTACTCATGCAGATTCCACCCTGTGTTCCACCAACTAGCCTTAATGTTGATAATCCAGGAGCAGTACTTAAGATTGAGGACTTGAGGCAATTAATCAACACTGGGTTATTTCATAGTTTTGGTGAGTTCATGGATTACTCATCAGTGGTTAATGGGGATGGGGATTCATTAGCCAAGATTAAGTTAGCGTTAGAGCACGGTATGATGATTTACGGTCACTTACCCAGTGATGAGGAAGATGCTTTAAACGCATACGCAGTGGCTTCACCATCATCATGCCATGAGTCAATTAACGTAAGTAGCGCCTTAGATAAACTGCTTAGGGGTATGTGGGTGATGCCTAGGCTAGGTACCGCGTGGAGGGATGCTGAGGTTATTGTACCAGAATTAGGCAGGAGTAGTAATGGCATTAGTAGACTAATCCTAGTAACTGATGATATTTCAGTCACTGATCTTGTTGAGAAAGGTTACATGGATTACGTTGTTAAACGCATTATAGAGCATGGGGTTGATCCAATTAACGCGCTTAGAATGGTTACCATAAATCCAGCAACATACTTAAAGTTAGATAACCTAATTGGTGTAGTAGCACCAGGTAGGGTTAGTGATCTAGTACTATTAGACAATTATGAGAAGGTTAACGTCAATACAGTGGTGGTTGATGGGGAAGTGATTTATCATAATGGCCAAATGCTACTTAATAACTACAAGATATTAAGTGACTTAACGTTAATGGAACCTCCATTCAATATTCCTCAAATACGCAATCAAAGTGATTTGGCCATAAGGGTGGGTGAAAATTGGGAAAGCGCATCAGTATTGGCTGCGGGGATTCAATATGGAATGACTGTTACCAGGAAGACCACGGTGAAGGTTCCTGTAGTTAATGGATTAATCACCCCTGACCCAAGTAATGACGTGTCCTACGTCACGGTAATTGATAGGTACCGTGGGAGAGGTGTTGGTAAGGGTTTTATACACGGCTTAGGCCTCAAGACTGGGGCTATAGCTCAAACAATAGGACGTGATACGCATAATGTATTGGTACTGGGTGTAAACCTCAATGACATGTTGATCGCATTAAGGGAACTTGAGGACTTGAGGGGTGGTATTGTTGTGGTACGTAATGGGGAAGTTAAGTGTAAGGTTTCCCTTAGGCTTGGCGGCTTAATGAGTAGTGAGCCCTATGAGAAGGTTTACGAGGAAGTTAAGTGTATTGAGGGCTTCCTCAATGCTGGGGGTGTTACTGAACCAAGAATGGCCCTCTTCCACATATCACTAATACCAGTCATTGTAATACCTGAAATTAGAGTAACACCAAAGGGTGTGGTTGATGTTAATGAATCCCGCGTAGTTAATCCTGTGTTGAGTTTACGTTAA
- the nadC gene encoding carboxylating nicotinate-nucleotide diphosphorylase has protein sequence MPQELAQLLLNLVKEDAPLGDVTTEAIIGDVEVKAVLMAKESGYACCILDLAEALKVLGLNANALKHDGEYFNPGESLMVLSGNARVILMIERSLLNVLSILLGVVKTTREIVEMVHRVNPRVKVAATRKTIPCLRPLIKKAVAVGGADTHRLSLSDAVLIKDNHIAIIGNVEEAVKMAKGKVTFMHKIEVEVSNAEDAVKAIKAGADAVLVDNVTPAQLKQIIGVLEALGLREKAIIEVSGGITPDNINEYAKANPDVISTSYITMKAKPVDISLEVISK, from the coding sequence ATGCCCCAGGAATTAGCTCAACTACTTCTAAACTTAGTTAAGGAGGATGCACCATTGGGTGACGTCACCACTGAGGCTATTATAGGTGATGTGGAGGTTAAGGCTGTTTTAATGGCTAAGGAGAGCGGCTATGCATGCTGTATTCTTGACCTTGCTGAGGCATTAAAGGTACTTGGGCTTAATGCAAATGCCCTGAAGCATGATGGTGAGTATTTTAACCCGGGTGAATCATTGATGGTACTTTCCGGTAATGCTAGGGTAATCTTAATGATTGAAAGAAGCCTACTTAACGTATTAAGCATACTACTTGGCGTAGTTAAGACTACTAGGGAGATTGTTGAAATGGTGCATAGAGTTAACCCTAGGGTTAAGGTTGCTGCAACTAGGAAAACAATACCATGCTTAAGGCCATTGATTAAGAAGGCAGTGGCCGTGGGTGGTGCTGATACTCATAGGTTATCATTAAGTGATGCAGTGCTAATCAAGGATAATCACATCGCTATAATTGGCAATGTTGAGGAGGCGGTCAAGATGGCTAAGGGTAAGGTAACCTTCATGCATAAGATTGAGGTTGAGGTGAGTAATGCTGAGGATGCTGTTAAGGCTATTAAGGCAGGGGCGGATGCAGTACTTGTGGATAACGTTACACCAGCTCAACTTAAGCAGATAATAGGGGTACTTGAAGCGCTGGGTCTTCGTGAAAAAGCCATTATAGAGGTCTCTGGGGGAATCACCCCAGATAACATTAATGAATACGCTAAGGCTAATCCAGACGTAATCAGTACAAGCTACATAACCATGAAGGCTAAGCCAGTTGACATAAGCCTTGAGGTCATTTCCAAGTAG
- a CDS encoding MFS transporter produces MKLNEASRIVKSTVLAAGLGTMFDYYDFLLAANAAGTVWLSLYFEPAFKIPGIALSLAMVTYAVAYITRPLGAFIFGHIGDKVGRRFTLVLTLILAFASMIIMGLTPTYSQIGAYSIVLLLISRLILGIGFGGEWGGGATWVSEVILANGYSNLGFWGGVFQAFATIGIALSSLAFSLSSLLMPHQYFYSWGWRILFLIGAAVILVAAVIRHRLIESPLFMDLVKKGGVLRYPAIEVFKRDWVKVLLLAFAWFYITAVTVVAVLPYSITYVTRVLGLSTLMGMQANSFMLLAYAVSLLTGGVASTLISGSLSDKRNPLLILVIGSISTGVMSILFYPLLATGNPVVILIAFEAYMVSEYMGFGSLPRLFTLLFPTMYRYSGSGLAYQLGGLLTGLASGLALPVLISTLGYSAWYAVSALMVSISLVSAASSLMLLKVTSR; encoded by the coding sequence ATGAAGTTGAATGAAGCCTCAAGGATTGTTAAATCTACGGTATTAGCCGCTGGATTAGGCACAATGTTTGACTACTATGACTTTCTACTAGCCGCTAACGCAGCCGGCACAGTATGGTTGAGCTTATATTTTGAACCAGCCTTCAAAATACCGGGCATAGCCTTATCCCTTGCAATGGTTACCTACGCCGTTGCCTACATTACTAGACCCCTTGGTGCCTTCATATTTGGGCACATTGGTGATAAGGTGGGTAGACGGTTTACCTTGGTTTTAACACTAATATTAGCCTTTGCATCAATGATCATAATGGGGTTAACTCCAACGTATAGCCAAATAGGTGCATATTCAATAGTTCTCCTACTGATATCTAGGCTAATACTCGGCATAGGGTTTGGTGGTGAGTGGGGTGGTGGCGCCACTTGGGTTAGCGAGGTAATTCTAGCCAATGGCTACAGTAATCTCGGATTCTGGGGTGGTGTGTTTCAGGCTTTTGCAACAATAGGCATTGCCCTCTCATCACTAGCATTCTCGCTCTCATCACTACTAATGCCTCATCAATACTTCTACTCATGGGGATGGAGGATACTGTTCTTAATTGGCGCCGCAGTAATACTAGTAGCTGCTGTGATTAGGCATAGGTTAATTGAATCACCACTGTTCATGGACCTAGTTAAGAAGGGTGGGGTATTGAGGTACCCTGCCATTGAAGTATTCAAGAGGGATTGGGTTAAAGTACTGCTGCTTGCCTTCGCCTGGTTCTACATAACCGCGGTAACTGTTGTCGCCGTGCTACCTTACTCAATTACATACGTAACTAGGGTATTAGGGTTAAGCACATTAATGGGTATGCAGGCTAACTCATTCATGTTACTGGCTTACGCGGTATCATTATTAACGGGTGGTGTTGCATCAACGCTCATTAGTGGTTCATTATCAGATAAGCGTAATCCACTATTAATTCTAGTAATTGGATCAATTTCAACGGGAGTAATGAGTATACTATTCTACCCGCTATTGGCAACAGGCAACCCAGTAGTAATACTTATTGCCTTTGAGGCGTATATGGTCTCTGAGTACATGGGCTTTGGTTCATTACCAAGGTTATTCACCCTATTGTTCCCGACAATGTATAGGTACTCTGGTTCAGGGTTAGCTTACCAGCTAGGCGGCTTACTGACTGGGTTAGCATCAGGATTAGCCCTGCCTGTACTCATAAGTACCTTAGGCTACTCAGCTTGGTATGCTGTGTCAGCATTAATGGTTTCAATATCCCTAGTCTCAGCGGCCTCATCATTAATGTTACTTAAGGTGACCTCTAGGTGA
- a CDS encoding HAD family hydrolase, producing MGWIRLVIVDLDMTLVDTARRCYDVLVKLSNANGVSFSDFMIMYYDRRGIRSGLASIIGAEAFDYWFWRRCWLRYLNDGEYGELLPGALEALRHLKGEGRLIVIATGREVEGDLLAPELNKYGILNLVDGYMALGDLGPNYGKGDLLKRILNIYNNGSVEGAVYVTDHPRDIDICRSMGLLSIGVLNKWIKELNADKVIDDLRKLPSAIKELESSLT from the coding sequence GTGGGGTGGATTAGGTTAGTTATAGTGGATTTAGATATGACTCTTGTTGATACTGCTAGGCGTTGTTATGATGTGTTGGTTAAGTTGAGTAATGCTAATGGTGTGTCTTTTAGCGACTTCATGATCATGTACTACGATAGGAGGGGTATTAGGAGTGGGTTGGCTTCAATCATTGGTGCTGAGGCTTTTGACTACTGGTTTTGGAGGAGGTGTTGGTTAAGGTACTTAAATGATGGTGAATACGGTGAATTACTACCGGGGGCTTTGGAGGCTTTAAGGCACCTTAAGGGGGAAGGTAGGTTAATTGTAATAGCAACTGGAAGGGAGGTTGAGGGTGATTTACTAGCCCCAGAGTTGAATAAGTACGGTATATTAAACTTGGTTGACGGTTACATGGCCCTCGGTGACCTTGGGCCTAATTACGGTAAGGGTGATTTACTTAAACGAATACTGAACATTTACAATAATGGTAGCGTCGAGGGTGCGGTTTACGTTACTGATCACCCAAGGGACATTGACATATGTAGGAGCATGGGGTTATTGAGCATAGGTGTATTGAATAAGTGGATTAAGGAATTGAATGCAGATAAGGTTATTGATGACTTAAGAAAACTACCAAGTGCAATTAAGGAACTGGAATCCTCATTAACCTAA